The proteins below come from a single Vigna radiata var. radiata cultivar VC1973A unplaced genomic scaffold, Vradiata_ver6 scaffold_319, whole genome shotgun sequence genomic window:
- the LOC106780463 gene encoding MLO-like protein 12 yields the protein MAEEKIYKRSLEETPTWAFAVVCFVLLAISIIIEHVIHAIGKWFKKKHKSALYESLEKVKGELMMLGFLSMLLTVFQAPVSKICISKNAASTWNPCSNPKAISNSNATSATIDRKLLQYLDPMPRRTLAAKSYDKCADQGKVAFVSAYGIHQLHIFIFVLAIFHIIQCIVILALGRTKMRRWKKWEDETKTIEYEFYNDPERFRLAKDTTFGQRHLNTWSQSSISLRIVSFFRQFSGSVKKVDYFALRHGFIMAHLAPGSDTRFDFHKYIKRSLDEDFKVVVGISPIIWFFVVLFLLTNTHGWYSYYWLPFVPLVTILIVGAKLQMIITKMGLMIEDKGKVVKGAPVVEPGDDLFWFNRPRLLLFVIQFVLFQNAFQLAHFAWSIYEFSMKSCFHKTTADSMIRLTTGVVIQVLCSYVTLPLYALVTQMGSSLKPTIFNDRVAAALKKWHHTSKKHVKHRKHYEAKNFSPFSSKSSTPTVGMSPIHLLHGHPAGRSDSARTSPRNSNYENEECDVQGESSVRNHPRTDETQMQVLGSPQTTEFPVSTKHEIYIGSSEFSFEKRNTRKG from the exons atggctgaagaaaaaatttataaaagatcaCTGGAGGAAACACCAACCTGGGCTTTTGCAGTAGTTTGCTTTGTGCTGCTTGCTATTTCAATCATCATTGAGCATGTTATTCATGCTATTGGAAAG TGgtttaaaaagaaacacaaaagtGCTCTTTATGAATCGTTGGAAAAGGTCAAAGGAG AGCTTATGATGCTAGGGTTCCTTTCCATGCTCCTAACTGTGTTCCAAGCTCCAGTTTCTAAGATCTGCATATCAAAAAATGCTGCATCAACGTGGAATCCCTGCTCCAACCCAAAGGCCATCAGTAATTCGAATGCAACATCTGCTACCATTGATAGGAAACTTCTCCAATATTTGGACCCCATGCCAAGACGTACTCTTGCTGCAAAAAGTTATGACAAATGTGCTGACCAG GGAAAAGTTGCTTTTGTTTCAGCATATGGGATTCACCAGCTCCATATATTCATCTTTGTGTTAgcaatttttcatatcatacaGTGCATTGTAATACTAGCTTTGGGAAGAACTAAG ATGAGACGCTGGAAGAAATGGGAAGACGAAACAAAGACAATTGAATACGAATTCTATAATG ATCCTGAGAGATTCAGGCTTGCAAAGGACACAACATTTGGACAAAGGCACTTGAATACTTGGAGTCAATCATCAATTTCCTTAAGGATA GTCAGCTTCTTCAGACAATTCTCTGGATCTGTTAAGAAAGTTGACTATTTCGCATTACGGCATGGATTTATAATG GCACATCTGGCACCGGGAAGTGATACAAGATTTGACTTCCACAAGTATATCAAAAGATCACTGGACGAGGATTTTAAAGTTGTCGTAGGCATAag TCCAATTATTTGGTTCTTTGTTGTTCTCTTCCTGCTGACTAATACTCATG GGTGGTATTCTTACTATTGGCTTCCATTTGTCCCATTAGTT ACCATTTTGATAGTGGGTGCTAAGTTACAAATGATCATAACAAAGATGGGACTGATGATTGAAGACAAAGGGAAAGTAGTTAAGGGTGCACCTGTGGTTGAGCCAGGAGATGACTTGTTCTGGTTCAATCGTCCAAGACTCCTTCTTTTCGTCATTCAATTTGTTCTCTTTCAG AATGCCTTTCAATTAGCACATTTTGCATGGAGTATA taTGAATTCTCCATGAAATCTTGCTTCCACAAAACAACTGCAGACAGTATGATTAGACTCACAACGGG GGTTGTTATACAAGTTCTGTGTAGCTACGTGACTTTGCCTCTTTATGCTCTAGTCACACAG ATGGGTTCATCTTTGAAACCAACCATTTTCAATGATCGAGTAGCAGCAGCACTGAAGAAATGGCACCATACTTCCAAAAAGCATGTCAAACATAGAAAGCACTATGAGGCTAAAAATTTCTCACCATTCTCCAGCAAATCATCAACCCCTACAGTTGGCATGTCTCCCATTCATCTTCTGCATGGACACCCTGCTGGCAGAAGTGACAGTGCACGAACTTCTCCAAGAAACTCCAActatgaaaatgaagaatgtgaTGTGCAAGGTGAATCTTCCGTAAGAAACCATCCAAGAACAGATGAGACCCAAATGCAAGTTCTGGGGTCTCCTCAAACAACAGAATTTCCTGTTAGCACTAAACATGAAATCTACATTGGTTCCTCAGAATTTTCATTTGAGAAGCGAAACACCAGAAAGGGTTAG